One genomic window of Danio rerio strain Tuebingen ecotype United States chromosome 24, GRCz12tu, whole genome shotgun sequence includes the following:
- the klhl34 gene encoding kelch-like protein 34: MNYYLMLSDSHGEGVLSRYQSLRLEGRMCDVVLDAEGVEFPAHRTLLACSSDYFWSLFQDYTLESGARTISLPALSSLGLEQILDFIYTSWISLSPSTLEVTLQAACYLQISHAVDLCTQYISESITPDNCCFFANIAARYGLSEAFKDSNTFIASNMCRILASEQYKAELMELNLESLQEVLVAEDMPGVKESDLLQVVLEWLECNPQSPLQSNALLSRIRFGLVPPEELSQLSALKPALSTPFMCSVVQKAFNYHLQGPLQPLLQSVHTSLRATNSKIVLVGGGSEANRPQNQILTYEPRSKKFQPLSTSLPYNVQHQGICVVGNFLFVLGGEIVQVDEENEKSAVMEVTDQVWRYDPRFEQWEEMEPLLQKRAQFACCVMEGVIFAIGGRGEKGEPALSTVEKYNMSEGCWRSGVSLPFSVHGHACATIGTGIYISGGLHINNPESSKEVLFFNAIEGDAWQRRCNMSIARFGHQMATVKGRIYTFLGMYEPFCDIECYSPEQDIWTRLKPLFNDRFCYGLTAIGGKRVLMFGGRKWQEGQEVCTTNVLEYDAEHDAWREVCKLPGPLCGIQCAIMTLQDPPET; the protein is encoded by the coding sequence ATGAATTATTACCTGATGCTCAGCGACAGTCATGGAGAAGGTGTTCTGTCTCGGTACCAGAGCTTGCGGTTGGAAGGTCGAATGTGTGATGTTGTTTTGGATGCGGAAGGAGTGGAGTTCCCTGCTCATCGCACGTTGTTAGCCTGTTCCAGTGATTATTTCTGGTCCCTTTTCCAGGACTACACTCTAGAATCTGGTGCCCGCACTATCAGCTTGCCAGCTCTGTCATCTCTGGGCCTGGAGCAGATTCTGGACTTCATCTACACCTCTTGGATCTCATTGTCACCATCCACTTTGGAGGTCACCCTACAGGCTGCCTGCTATCTACAAATTTCCCATGCGGTGGATCTTTGCACTCAGTACATCTCAGAAAGCATTACTCCCGACAACTGCTGCTTTTTTGCTAACATAGCAGCTCGGTATGGCCTTTCAGAAGCATTCAAGGATAGTAACACTTTCATTGCCAGTAACATGTGCAGAATTCTTGCAAGCGAGCAGTACAAAGCTGAGCTAATGGAGTTAAACCTTGAATCTCTGCAGGAGGTCCTTGTAGCTGAAGATATGCCAGGAGTAAAGGAGTCAGATCTTCTACAGGTGGTTTTGGAATGGCTAGAGTGCAACCCACAATCGCCTCTGCAAAGTAATGCACTGCTCAGTCGGATCCGATTTGGTTTGGTGCCACCTGAAGAACTGTCGCAACTTAGTGCACTTAAACCAGCTCTAAGTACACCCTTCATGTGCAGCGTAGTGCAGAAAGCATTTAACTACCACCTTCAGGGTCCCCTACAACCTCTGCTACAAAGTGTCCACACCAGCCTCAGAGCCACAAACAGCAAGATTGTTTTGGTGGGAGGAGGATCAGAAGCAAACAGACCGCAGAATCAGATCTTAACCTACGAACCCCGTAGCAAGAAATTCCAGCCACTCTCAACATCCTTACCATATAATGTTCAGCACCAGGGAATATGTGTTGTTGGGAACTTCCTATTTGTGTTAGGAGGTGAGATTGTGCAGGTGGATGAGGAGAATGAAAAGAGCGCTGTGATGGAGGTCACTGACCAGGTGTGGCGCTATGATCCACGGTTTGAGCAGTGGGAGGAGATGGAACCACTCTTGCAGAAGAGGGCACAGTTTGCCTGTTGTGTGATGGAAGGTGTTATTTTTGCTATCGGTGGACGAGGGGAGAAGGGAGAACCTGCTTTGTCAACGGTAGAAAAGTACAATATGAGTGAAGGGTGCTGGCGAAGTGGTGTCTCCCTACCCTTTTCAGTTCATGGGCATGCCTGTGCCACTATCGGAACAGGAATTTACATTTCAGGTGGCCTCCACATCAACAACCCTGAGAGCAGCAAAGAAGTGCTGTTTTTCAATGCTATTGAGGGGGATGCCTGGCAGAGACGCTGTAACATGTCCATTGCCAGATTTGGCCACCAGATGGCAACAGTAAAAGGAAGAATTTATACCTTTTTGGGAATGTATGAGCCCTTCTGTGACATAGAATGCTACAGTCCTGAGCAAGATATTTGGACCCGCCTAAAGCCGCTATTTAATGACCGCTTCTGCTACGGTTTGACTGCAATAGGGGGCAAACGTGTGCTTATGTTCGGAGGCAGAAAATGGCAGGAGGGACAAGAGGTGTGTACAACAAATGTTCTGGAGTACGACGCAGAACATGATGCCTGGAGGGAAGTGTGTAAACTACCAGGGCCCCTGTGTGGGATTCAGTGTGCCATAATGACTCTTCAAGACCCTCCGGAGACCTAA
- the smpx gene encoding small muscular protein isoform X1 yields MSKQPSSNVKALQANLNIPMGALRPGAGHPVKRREDTVETEEVSPVTPEEKKPLPGAVKLPGPAVNLSELQNVKSELRWVTKD; encoded by the exons ATGTCAAAACAGCCGTCGTCCAACGTCAAAGCCCTGCAG GCCAACCTTAATATCCCGATGGGGGCTCTGCGTCCTGGAGCGGGACATCCTGTGAAGAGGAGAGAAGATACAGTAGAAACAGAAGAG GTGTCTCCAGTCACTCCAGAAGAGAAGAAGCCTCTGCCTGGAGCTGTGAAACTCCCTGGTCCCGCTGTCAACCTCTCCGAACTCCAAAATGTAAAGAGTGAACTCAGATGGGTCACCAAAGACTAA